One genomic region from Anabaena sp. PCC 7108 encodes:
- a CDS encoding DUF29 domain-containing protein, with protein sequence MTLTANELVFQSPYLAVKKAKELLKEGKMAEVDQILESLAESMGRSEKRAVISQLTRLMLHIIKWKCQPEKRSASWVISIRSARREISDSQEEMPSLNREFLEFIWDKCFTSAKQDARDEMGKKPEITALTWEDVFAENYTIWEDEN encoded by the coding sequence ATGACATTAACAGCGAATGAACTGGTATTTCAATCACCATACTTAGCAGTAAAGAAAGCCAAAGAATTGCTAAAGGAGGGAAAAATGGCAGAAGTTGATCAGATTTTAGAAAGTTTAGCAGAGTCAATGGGAAGATCAGAAAAAAGAGCAGTTATTAGTCAATTAACTCGATTGATGTTACATATAATTAAATGGAAATGTCAACCGGAAAAACGTAGTGCTAGTTGGGTAATTTCCATTCGTTCAGCGAGGAGAGAAATTAGTGATAGTCAAGAAGAAATGCCTAGTCTTAATCGAGAGTTTTTAGAATTTATTTGGGATAAATGTTTTACATCTGCTAAACAAGATGCTAGGGATGAAATGGGTAAAAAACCAGAAATTACTGCTTTAACATGGGAGGATGTATTTGCAGAAAATTACACAATTTGGGAGGATGAAAACTAG
- the serS gene encoding serine--tRNA ligase has translation MLDIKQIRENSQLVQDKLNTRSGKYEIQPILDLSQKQRELEVKRNELQARSNEIGKLVGQKVKSGINPQSEEILALKEEGNNIKTILSDLEPQEKEFKAQIQDLLLALPNLPSDSTPIGQSEDDNPEVRRWGDEYKPENPNILPHWEIGEKLGILNFERAVKIAQSRFVSLIGAGAALERALIQFMLSKHIENGYIEVSPPLLVNTDSLTGTGQLPKFAEESFKCADDELWLIPTAEVPVTNFYRGEIINAEELPIYHCAYTPCFRREAGSYGRDMRGLIRLHQFNKVELVKLVKPENSFEELEKLVASAESILQGLKLPYRVINLCTADLGFGATKTYDLEVWLPSSGKYREISSCSNCVDFQARRADIRFKEAGKKGTQFVHTLNGSGLAVGRTMAAILENYQQADGTIKVPEVLQVYLGREVL, from the coding sequence ATGCTAGATATTAAACAAATTAGAGAAAATTCCCAACTGGTACAAGACAAGTTGAATACTCGTAGTGGTAAATACGAGATTCAGCCTATATTAGATTTGAGTCAAAAACAACGGGAACTAGAAGTAAAACGTAACGAACTGCAAGCCCGGAGTAATGAAATTGGTAAATTGGTTGGACAAAAGGTAAAATCTGGTATTAATCCTCAAAGTGAGGAAATTCTCGCTTTAAAGGAAGAAGGAAATAACATTAAAACCATATTAAGCGATTTAGAACCCCAAGAAAAAGAGTTCAAAGCACAAATTCAAGATTTACTTTTAGCACTTCCTAACCTTCCTAGTGATTCTACTCCCATTGGTCAGAGTGAAGATGATAACCCAGAGGTGAGAAGATGGGGAGATGAATATAAACCCGAAAACCCAAATATCTTACCTCATTGGGAAATTGGGGAAAAGTTGGGTATTTTGAATTTTGAAAGAGCGGTGAAAATTGCCCAAAGTCGGTTTGTAAGTTTGATAGGTGCGGGTGCTGCTTTAGAAAGGGCGTTAATTCAATTTATGCTTTCAAAGCATATTGAAAATGGGTATATTGAAGTTAGTCCACCGTTGTTAGTTAATACTGATTCTTTAACCGGAACAGGACAATTACCGAAGTTTGCAGAAGAAAGTTTTAAATGTGCAGATGATGAATTGTGGTTAATTCCTACCGCAGAAGTTCCGGTAACAAATTTTTATCGGGGAGAAATTATCAACGCGGAAGAATTACCAATTTATCACTGTGCATATACGCCATGTTTTCGTCGAGAAGCAGGAAGTTATGGACGGGATATGCGGGGTTTAATTCGGTTGCATCAATTCAATAAAGTGGAGTTGGTGAAGTTAGTAAAACCGGAAAATTCTTTTGAGGAATTAGAGAAGTTAGTTGCTAGTGCAGAGTCAATTTTACAGGGTTTAAAGTTGCCTTATCGGGTGATTAATTTATGTACTGCTGATTTAGGTTTTGGGGCAACAAAGACCTATGATTTAGAGGTTTGGTTGCCATCTTCTGGGAAATATCGAGAGATTTCTAGTTGTTCTAATTGTGTTGATTTTCAAGCGAGAAGGGCGGATATTCGGTTTAAGGAAGCTGGTAAGAAAGGGACGCAATTTGTACATACTTTAAATGGTTCTGGTTTAGCTGTGGGAAGGACAATGGCGGCTATTTTGGAGAATTATCAGCAAGCTGATGGGACGATTAAAGTACCGGAGGTTTTGCAGGTTTATTTGGGTAGGGAGGTTTTGTGA
- a CDS encoding DUF3611 family protein: protein MSQNPEASSSNLRIIAQTFRLAGWISFWIQLVLAVVSGVILLLYAISSQRPGSPANNPGTGFGLFLAICGLITLGVGIFLAFRYTRIAKDLQSSNPNNRPRKSETVQVLRLGIWVNLGGILLTLLGAQAIVGSLAARAITQTQFLFGTQGNQPFISGLDMFVVQANINTISAHFAGVLSSLWLLNRITKP from the coding sequence ATGTCACAAAACCCTGAAGCTTCATCCTCTAATCTCAGGATCATTGCCCAAACGTTTCGCTTGGCAGGTTGGATTAGTTTCTGGATTCAGTTAGTATTAGCTGTGGTTTCTGGGGTAATTTTACTGCTATATGCTATTTCTAGTCAAAGACCAGGAAGCCCAGCGAACAATCCGGGAACGGGATTTGGCCTTTTCTTAGCAATTTGCGGACTAATTACCTTAGGTGTGGGCATTTTTTTAGCTTTCCGGTACACCAGAATTGCCAAAGACCTCCAATCTAGCAATCCCAATAACCGCCCTCGCAAAAGCGAGACTGTGCAAGTCTTACGCTTAGGAATATGGGTAAATTTAGGAGGAATTCTCCTCACACTATTGGGGGCGCAGGCCATAGTTGGTAGTTTAGCAGCCAGAGCAATTACCCAAACCCAGTTTTTATTCGGTACTCAAGGCAATCAACCATTTATTAGCGGTTTAGATATGTTTGTAGTCCAGGCGAACATCAACACTATCTCAGCCCACTTTGCCGGAGTATTATCATCTCTGTGGTTACTGAATCGCATTACAAAACCATAA
- a CDS encoding cofactor assembly of complex C subunit B, translated as MDTAIVQSTLLLTLLLSIGLFFFIRAATKDRIERAQLLSEQDETTLMNQLKEYFLSRSYQVIAVDREKNQVTFEGFVRPSWFLAVFLTLLAAVGLVCLSLVLSFLFSSQSKFLLLLVLLSPLSGLFYWQKAGRLEKVSLKMETIQGEQHSSSKITVVAHRDELAELQRALQLKTDD; from the coding sequence ATGGATACTGCTATTGTGCAATCTACGTTACTGCTAACTTTGTTATTATCGATTGGATTATTTTTCTTTATTCGTGCTGCCACCAAGGACAGGATCGAAAGAGCGCAATTACTATCTGAGCAAGATGAAACGACTCTGATGAACCAATTAAAGGAGTATTTTCTGTCCCGTTCTTACCAAGTCATCGCCGTAGATAGAGAGAAGAACCAAGTGACCTTTGAAGGTTTTGTGAGACCTAGCTGGTTTTTAGCTGTATTTTTGACGTTACTAGCAGCTGTGGGTCTTGTTTGTTTATCACTGGTTTTGTCGTTTCTTTTTTCTAGTCAAAGTAAATTTTTGTTGTTACTAGTCCTACTTTCACCTTTGAGCGGGTTATTTTACTGGCAAAAAGCTGGAAGACTTGAGAAGGTGTCACTCAAAATGGAAACAATCCAGGGCGAACAACACTCCTCAAGTAAAATAACTGTTGTTGCCCATCGAGATGAACTTGCTGAGTTACAAAGGGCTTTACAGTTAAAAACTGATGACTGA
- a CDS encoding DUF3155 domain-containing protein, with product MARRRKRKSRRRQEGRRILEHVPQYSIESGEDKPVTAARKFIQAEGILPPALLLVKRNEHTTDRYFWAEKGLFGAQYVEENHFLFPSLRVLEPPTAQELLAVASR from the coding sequence TTGGCAAGGAGACGTAAAAGGAAAAGTCGTCGTCGCCAGGAAGGACGGCGAATTCTGGAACATGTGCCTCAATATAGCATCGAAAGCGGCGAAGATAAACCTGTGACAGCAGCAAGAAAGTTCATTCAAGCTGAGGGTATTTTGCCACCTGCCTTGCTACTTGTAAAACGGAATGAACACACAACAGACCGTTATTTCTGGGCGGAAAAAGGACTGTTTGGCGCTCAATACGTAGAAGAGAATCATTTCTTGTTTCCCAGTTTGCGAGTTCTAGAACCTCCAACTGCACAAGAATTGCTGGCTGTAGCTAGTCGATAA
- a CDS encoding ATP-binding protein translates to MLMSASSDFIALCREQISLLTQGLGASLSVVYLTQELVETSTGEAQLIPVVVYPETGVLRHGDEYVEGMAHSQIKTGNVLALPNHRQKLLTAGGLSSNSSQESGNRNTDKSNFQEDYLLNGNQIVLPLIYEGVMMGLLVTGREDRAWNEREESEIQRIAQTMAIACILDQRRAWLQHQLHQQQILQEQQRDLLDNLLHQFRNPLTAIRTFGKLLFKRLRSADPNRDVATSIVRESDRLQELLQQFDQVIDLTEADLTAISLPESDFVVEASVQQAPQPVLLLPGTGEKMTDCSLADLLAPLIVSAQAIAQERNLQLLKNIPSNLPLVQANIKALREVLSNIIDNALKYTPSGGKIWIQAGKKRTNFQGIAISDNGPGIPPEDLQHLGERHYRGVQAQTEIPGTGLGIAIAKQLIEQMQGEIEVFSPALTSDFTSSSTPGTTVMIWLLEVIH, encoded by the coding sequence ATGTTAATGTCTGCCAGTTCGGATTTTATTGCTCTGTGTCGAGAGCAAATATCGTTGCTAACTCAAGGGCTGGGAGCTTCCTTGAGTGTTGTTTATTTAACACAAGAATTGGTAGAAACCTCCACAGGTGAGGCGCAATTGATTCCTGTGGTTGTTTATCCAGAAACGGGAGTATTAAGACATGGGGATGAATATGTGGAGGGAATGGCACACAGCCAAATAAAAACTGGCAATGTTTTAGCATTACCAAATCATCGCCAAAAGTTACTGACAGCAGGAGGATTATCTTCTAATTCATCACAGGAGTCTGGGAACAGGAATACAGATAAAAGTAATTTCCAAGAGGACTATCTACTCAATGGGAATCAAATTGTTTTACCTCTGATTTATGAGGGTGTGATGATGGGATTATTGGTAACGGGTAGGGAAGACAGAGCTTGGAATGAAAGGGAAGAAAGTGAAATCCAACGGATAGCTCAGACTATGGCGATCGCTTGTATTTTAGATCAACGTCGAGCTTGGTTACAGCACCAGCTACATCAACAGCAAATTCTGCAAGAACAGCAACGGGATTTATTAGATAACCTTTTGCACCAGTTTCGTAACCCTTTAACGGCTATCAGAACTTTTGGTAAACTACTATTTAAGCGACTGCGATCGGCAGATCCTAACCGAGATGTAGCGACTAGTATAGTCCGCGAGAGCGATCGCCTCCAAGAACTATTGCAACAGTTTGATCAAGTCATTGACTTAACAGAAGCAGATTTAACAGCAATTTCTTTGCCAGAATCTGATTTTGTTGTTGAGGCATCTGTGCAACAAGCTCCCCAGCCAGTATTATTATTGCCTGGTACGGGAGAAAAGATGACTGATTGCTCATTAGCCGATTTATTAGCACCATTAATAGTCTCGGCTCAAGCCATAGCCCAAGAGCGAAATCTGCAATTGCTCAAGAATATCCCTAGCAACTTACCATTGGTACAAGCTAATATTAAAGCATTAAGAGAAGTGTTAAGTAATATTATTGATAATGCTTTAAAATATACCCCATCTGGCGGAAAAATTTGGATTCAAGCCGGCAAAAAAAGAACTAATTTTCAAGGTATAGCTATTAGTGATAACGGGCCTGGTATTCCCCCTGAAGATTTACAGCATTTGGGGGAAAGGCATTATCGAGGTGTACAGGCACAAACAGAAATTCCTGGGACAGGTTTAGGGATAGCAATAGCTAAACAATTAATAGAGCAAATGCAGGGTGAAATTGAGGTTTTCAGCCCTGCACTAACATCAGATTTTACTTCTTCATCAACTCCAGGAACCACAGTTATGATTTGGTTACTTGAAGTTATTCATTAG
- a CDS encoding S-layer homology domain-containing protein — MFTLNQWQSKTALIMALSVTAGTVAPLFTVTPTYAQTAFSDVSSNYWASQFIQQLSQRGVIAGFPDGTFRPEEAVTRAQFAAMINKAFSKPAQRTAINFNDVPSNYWAYNAIRQAYTIGFLSGYPGNEFRPNQAIPREQVLVSLANGLEYPTTGNVETTLQYFNDASSISGYARSPIAAATERRIVVNYPNVKFLNPTITASRAQVAAFIYQALVSSNQATAINSPYIVSISTPVTSVTIPQGTTIPVKYEQAEKILVTKDETAPLTLTTSQNVITQDGTVVIPAGSQVIGKLKPATGGSQFVAEKLILTTGKEYNISASSDVITKTETVKKGSSLSSILKNTVLGAAAAAGVSAVTGDRAIATEEVLGGAGIGALIGLFFGKSSIDLIAIEPNTDLDMRVDQSLVISLP; from the coding sequence ATGTTTACTTTAAATCAATGGCAATCAAAAACAGCCCTCATCATGGCTTTGAGTGTGACAGCAGGTACTGTAGCACCCTTATTTACAGTTACGCCCACATACGCTCAAACTGCTTTTTCTGATGTTTCGTCTAACTACTGGGCATCACAGTTTATTCAGCAATTATCCCAGCGAGGTGTAATTGCCGGCTTTCCTGATGGCACATTTCGTCCAGAAGAAGCGGTCACACGCGCCCAATTTGCCGCGATGATCAACAAAGCGTTCAGCAAGCCAGCACAACGGACAGCAATTAATTTTAATGACGTACCCAGCAACTACTGGGCATACAATGCTATTCGGCAAGCTTACACCATCGGTTTCTTATCTGGATATCCTGGCAATGAATTCAGACCCAACCAAGCTATTCCTCGTGAACAAGTTTTAGTTTCCCTGGCCAATGGTTTGGAATATCCTACTACTGGTAATGTGGAGACAACTCTGCAATACTTCAACGATGCCTCCAGTATCTCTGGTTACGCTCGTAGTCCCATAGCAGCAGCAACTGAAAGACGAATTGTTGTCAATTATCCTAATGTTAAATTCCTCAATCCCACTATTACAGCTTCTAGAGCGCAGGTAGCAGCGTTTATTTACCAAGCCTTGGTTAGTTCCAATCAAGCCACAGCTATTAACTCACCTTATATAGTTTCTATATCTACCCCAGTTACATCTGTCACTATTCCTCAAGGAACTACTATCCCTGTGAAGTATGAACAGGCAGAAAAGATTCTCGTCACTAAAGACGAAACCGCACCTTTAACTCTGACAACATCACAAAATGTAATTACCCAAGATGGAACAGTGGTGATACCCGCTGGTAGTCAAGTTATTGGTAAACTCAAACCTGCTACAGGTGGTTCTCAATTTGTGGCTGAAAAATTAATTTTGACCACAGGTAAAGAATATAACATTAGTGCTTCTTCTGATGTGATTACCAAAACTGAAACTGTCAAAAAAGGCAGCAGTCTTAGTTCAATTCTCAAAAATACCGTTTTGGGAGCAGCAGCAGCAGCAGGGGTATCTGCGGTTACAGGCGATCGCGCTATTGCCACAGAAGAAGTTTTAGGTGGTGCTGGTATTGGGGCGTTAATTGGTCTGTTCTTTGGTAAGAGTAGTATCGATTTAATCGCCATTGAACCTAATACAGATCTAGATATGAGAGTCGATCAAAGCTTAGTAATTTCTCTTCCATAG
- the sbcC gene encoding exonuclease subunit SbcC translates to MIPVQLILKNFLSYRDATLDFGGLHTACICGSNGAGKSSLLEAITWAIWGESRATVEDDVIYSGAKEVRVDFTFHNNQQQYRVIRTRLRGGTSVLEFQIETPTGFRPLTGKGIRATQDVIIQHIKLDYDTFINSAYLRQGRADEFMLKRPNERKEILAELLKLNQYDELEERAKDSFKKYKFRIEDLERSLEGIKTQLQQREMTKTQTAELEVQLNNLQQIQALDNIQLQSLQVVQHQHQNWEQQLSFVRQQYQNLSQDCDRLHQDHLAAKSQIADLQAILNQTAEIQAGYSQYQSLRSQEEAFAAKFEQHTRATGLQQQQQKQLNKQIQEIERQLQQAEAQLEALEQQEREIQQTLTKSTEVEAALAQLATARNHLTNLDQLQMQVNPLLQQRATLQSQLDRTHAGLLARLEQLQNTENQLQNQHRRQPQLQQAVMDVGVQIEALEKKRVYLQRVQEKGQERRHFIERLQAHQRDYEKLLSELEQKLQMLQNPNALCPLCERPLDEHHWNRVIEKTQLEYDDTQGQFWVVREQMAVSDKEIQVLRQEYRDISQQLSAYDALREQRGQLAAQLAATTDIQTQLQKIALEKAHLELSLQGNYAPEKQAELQQLDQYLQQLNYSEQDHALARSEVERWRWAEIKQGQIKEAIKRQTKLAARKPELQANIGQLKTRIQEEQINSDIAKQIEALTEKIAELNYSSEEHNHLRQSVRELQSWHLRYQQLLSAQEQYPQLQTKLQDLATSENSRLAERQNFASQIDAIVEQLKATANPVAQIQALEQQLAIRRRELDEKIAKLGRLEQMAHQLDMLQSQYEQEQEQLQASKQQQRVYQELAQAFGKNGIQALMIENVLPQLEAETNQLLSRLSANQLHVQFVTQKAGRSGKSSKKNAKLIDTLDILIADARGTRAYETYSGGEAFRINFAIRLALAKLLAQRAGAALQLLIIDEGFGTQDGEGCDRLIAAINAIATDFACILTVTHMPHLKEAFQARIEVNKTQQGSQLSLLI, encoded by the coding sequence ATGATCCCAGTACAACTTATTCTCAAAAACTTTCTTAGTTACCGTGATGCAACTTTAGATTTTGGCGGTTTGCACACGGCTTGTATTTGCGGTTCCAATGGTGCGGGTAAATCTTCTCTTCTTGAAGCTATTACTTGGGCAATTTGGGGTGAAAGCCGTGCCACAGTGGAAGATGATGTAATTTATTCTGGTGCAAAAGAAGTCAGAGTTGATTTTACTTTCCATAATAACCAACAACAATATCGGGTAATTCGTACCCGTCTGCGGGGTGGAACTAGCGTCCTGGAATTTCAAATTGAAACGCCTACAGGCTTTCGTCCTCTAACTGGGAAAGGAATCAGAGCAACTCAGGATGTAATCATACAACATATCAAACTTGATTATGATACTTTTATTAATTCTGCTTACTTACGTCAAGGACGAGCCGATGAATTTATGCTCAAACGTCCCAACGAGCGCAAGGAAATTTTAGCAGAGTTATTAAAACTCAATCAATATGATGAATTAGAAGAACGAGCAAAGGACAGTTTTAAAAAGTACAAATTCCGAATCGAGGATTTAGAGCGTTCTTTGGAGGGAATTAAAACGCAACTCCAACAACGGGAGATGACAAAGACGCAAACAGCAGAGTTAGAAGTTCAACTGAATAACCTGCAACAGATACAAGCTTTGGACAATATTCAATTACAAAGTTTGCAAGTTGTCCAACACCAACACCAAAACTGGGAACAACAACTGAGTTTTGTGCGACAACAATATCAGAATCTTAGCCAAGATTGCGATCGCTTGCATCAAGACCACTTAGCTGCAAAATCCCAAATTGCAGATTTACAAGCAATTCTCAATCAAACAGCCGAAATTCAAGCTGGATACAGCCAATATCAAAGTCTGCGCTCTCAAGAAGAAGCTTTTGCTGCCAAATTTGAACAACATACCCGCGCTACAGGTTTACAACAACAACAGCAAAAACAGCTGAATAAACAAATTCAAGAAATCGAACGTCAACTGCAACAAGCCGAAGCTCAATTAGAAGCTTTAGAACAACAAGAGCGAGAAATTCAGCAAACTCTCACTAAATCCACGGAAGTAGAAGCAGCTTTAGCGCAATTAGCTACCGCACGCAATCATTTGACTAATTTGGATCAATTGCAAATGCAAGTGAATCCTTTATTACAACAACGAGCCACTTTACAAAGTCAATTAGATCGCACTCATGCTGGATTATTAGCACGACTAGAACAACTGCAAAATACAGAAAACCAACTCCAAAACCAACATCGTCGTCAACCCCAGCTACAACAAGCTGTAATGGATGTGGGTGTCCAAATTGAAGCATTGGAGAAAAAACGGGTTTATTTACAGAGAGTGCAAGAAAAAGGACAGGAACGCAGACACTTTATCGAACGTTTGCAAGCTCACCAACGGGACTACGAAAAATTACTTTCAGAACTAGAGCAAAAATTACAAATGCTCCAAAATCCCAATGCACTGTGTCCATTGTGCGAACGTCCTTTAGATGAACATCACTGGAATCGAGTCATCGAAAAAACGCAACTTGAATACGACGATACCCAAGGACAATTTTGGGTAGTGCGAGAACAAATGGCGGTTTCCGATAAAGAAATTCAGGTGCTAAGACAAGAATATCGGGATATATCTCAGCAGTTATCAGCTTATGATGCTTTAAGAGAACAACGGGGACAGTTAGCTGCACAATTGGCTGCGACAACAGATATCCAAACACAGTTACAAAAAATTGCTTTGGAAAAAGCACATTTAGAGCTTTCTCTGCAAGGTAATTATGCGCCTGAAAAACAAGCTGAACTTCAACAGTTAGACCAATATCTACAACAACTTAATTATAGTGAACAAGATCATGCTTTAGCTCGGAGTGAAGTTGAGCGTTGGCGGTGGGCTGAAATTAAACAAGGACAAATTAAAGAAGCAATTAAACGTCAAACTAAATTAGCTGCTAGGAAACCCGAACTGCAAGCTAATATTGGCCAACTGAAAACTAGAATTCAAGAAGAACAAATAAATTCTGATATTGCTAAACAGATAGAAGCTTTAACTGAGAAAATTGCCGAACTTAACTATAGTTCCGAGGAACATAATCACCTGCGTCAATCTGTACGTGAGCTTCAATCTTGGCATTTGCGTTATCAACAATTATTATCTGCTCAGGAGCAGTATCCGCAATTGCAAACGAAATTGCAAGATTTAGCAACTTCTGAAAATAGCAGATTAGCAGAACGGCAAAATTTTGCCAGCCAAATTGACGCTATTGTTGAACAATTAAAAGCAACAGCTAATCCCGTTGCCCAAATTCAGGCTTTAGAACAGCAATTAGCAATTCGTAGGCGCGAACTTGATGAAAAAATCGCTAAGTTGGGGCGTTTAGAACAAATGGCACACCAATTGGATATGCTGCAAAGTCAGTATGAGCAAGAGCAGGAACAACTGCAAGCTTCTAAGCAGCAACAGCGTGTTTATCAGGAATTAGCGCAAGCTTTTGGTAAAAATGGTATCCAAGCTTTGATGATTGAAAATGTGTTACCGCAACTAGAAGCTGAGACAAATCAACTACTTTCACGATTGAGTGCAAATCAGTTACACGTCCAATTTGTCACCCAGAAGGCGGGAAGGAGTGGAAAGTCTAGTAAGAAAAATGCCAAGTTAATAGATACATTAGATATTTTAATTGCTGACGCTAGGGGGACGCGAGCTTATGAAACTTATTCTGGTGGGGAAGCGTTTAGAATTAACTTTGCGATTCGGTTAGCATTAGCAAAATTATTAGCGCAGCGTGCAGGTGCAGCGTTACAGTTGTTGATTATTGATGAAGGGTTTGGAACTCAGGATGGGGAAGGTTGCGATCGCTTGATTGCGGCGATTAATGCGATCGCTACTGATTTCGCCTGTATCCTCACTGTCACCCATATGCCCCACCTCAAAGAAGCTTTTCAAGCCCGGATTGAAGTTAATAAGACTCAGCAAGGTTCACAGCTATCTTTGTTAATTTAA
- a CDS encoding bifunctional diguanylate cyclase/phosphodiesterase: MMIVIFGVFICLGIQLIVLGILNFVLSNFYNQILGNYHISDKHEDLYLEKMQLEIAERQRIQIELEKILALQQVTLESTTDGILIVDNLGKILAYNQNFLEMWHFSKFLIESENYSQILRLAIKQLENPKHYLHILKEFSQNPDTKMTETIFFKDGTVLEAYSQLTYISEKKIGRVWSFRNITAEKLASDIVNYQRLYDSLTNLPNRKLFKKILIATLAKVHKNSKLAVCFLDLDRFKKINETLGYALGDKLLQMVAQRLNECLREGDIVARWGGDEFTILLPEISDIKDVNLIQEQIFSAFKQGFKIENHHFNITPSIGIAIYPLHGEDAETLIKNADAALYCVQSQGRNNYGLYQTSINSQASELFMLENSLYNALERQELQVYYQPQINSSTGEITKMEALLRWQHPEIGLISPANFIPIAEETGLILPISEWVLKTACLQTKVWQSDLNLPSLSIAVNLSTRQFQQPNLVAMIQQILSETKLKTKYLELELTETAAMQDVELTKQILSELGDIGITISIDDFGTGYSSLSYLQDFPIHSLKIDRSFVCNLTNSNSDSAIITAIIALANELNLAVVAEGVETEEQFELLRLLNCEVMQGYLFSYPLSAEDATSMLKEYQPKKVRNSFLVG; encoded by the coding sequence ATGATGATTGTAATATTCGGGGTGTTCATCTGCTTGGGAATTCAATTAATAGTTTTAGGTATATTAAATTTTGTATTGTCTAACTTCTATAATCAAATATTAGGAAACTACCATATCTCTGATAAACATGAAGATTTATACTTAGAAAAAATGCAATTAGAAATTGCTGAACGCCAGCGCATTCAAATAGAATTAGAAAAAATTTTGGCTTTACAACAAGTAACACTAGAATCAACTACAGACGGTATTTTAATAGTAGATAATTTAGGCAAAATTTTAGCGTACAATCAAAATTTTCTAGAAATGTGGCATTTTTCTAAATTCTTAATTGAGTCAGAAAATTACAGCCAAATACTCAGATTAGCCATCAAGCAACTAGAAAATCCCAAACATTATTTGCATATATTAAAAGAATTCAGTCAAAATCCAGATACAAAAATGACTGAGACAATTTTTTTTAAAGATGGCACAGTATTAGAAGCTTATTCACAATTGACTTATATTAGTGAGAAAAAAATTGGCAGAGTTTGGAGTTTTCGTAACATCACCGCTGAAAAATTAGCATCAGACATCGTTAATTATCAAAGGTTATATGATTCTTTGACTAATTTGCCAAACCGGAAATTATTCAAAAAGATTCTCATCGCAACTTTAGCAAAAGTCCATAAAAATAGTAAATTAGCTGTGTGCTTTTTGGACTTAGATCGCTTTAAAAAAATCAATGAAACTTTAGGTTATGCTCTTGGTGATAAGCTCTTACAAATGGTTGCCCAACGCTTAAACGAATGTTTACGTGAGGGTGATATTGTTGCCCGTTGGGGAGGTGATGAGTTTACTATTCTGTTACCAGAAATTAGTGATATTAAGGATGTAAATTTAATTCAAGAGCAGATATTTTCAGCTTTTAAACAAGGATTTAAGATAGAAAATCACCACTTCAATATTACCCCCAGTATTGGGATTGCTATTTATCCTTTGCATGGAGAAGATGCAGAAACATTGATAAAAAATGCTGATGCAGCCTTATATTGTGTACAATCACAGGGACGCAATAACTACGGACTATATCAAACAAGTATTAATTCACAAGCTTCGGAATTGTTCATGTTAGAAAATAGCTTATACAATGCCTTAGAGCGACAAGAACTTCAAGTTTATTACCAACCACAGATAAATAGTTCTACTGGTGAAATTACAAAAATGGAAGCTCTGCTGCGTTGGCAACATCCAGAAATAGGTTTAATTTCACCAGCAAATTTTATCCCTATTGCTGAAGAAACGGGATTGATTTTACCCATTTCTGAATGGGTTTTAAAAACAGCGTGCTTACAAACCAAAGTATGGCAAAGTGATTTGAATTTGCCATCTCTATCAATCGCTGTCAATTTATCAACCAGACAGTTCCAGCAGCCAAACTTAGTTGCCATGATTCAACAGATATTATCAGAAACCAAGTTAAAAACTAAATATTTGGAGCTAGAACTTACTGAAACTGCGGCTATGCAAGATGTAGAATTGACTAAACAGATTTTAAGTGAATTAGGTGATATAGGAATTACTATTTCGATAGATGACTTTGGCACAGGATATTCTTCATTAAGTTATTTGCAAGACTTTCCTATTCATTCATTAAAAATTGATCGATCCTTTGTCTGTAATCTAACAAATAGCAATAGCGATTCAGCAATTATAACAGCAATAATTGCATTAGCTAATGAACTAAATTTAGCAGTTGTTGCAGAAGGAGTAGAAACTGAAGAACAATTTGAGTTATTACGACTTCTAAACTGTGAAGTTATGCAAGGGTATCTTTTTAGTTATCCTTTATCAGCAGAGGATGCCACGAGTATGCTGAAAGAATATCAACCTAAAAAAGTTAGAAACTCCTTTTTAGTTGGATAA